Sequence from the Drosophila subpulchrella strain 33 F10 #4 breed RU33 chromosome 3R, RU_Dsub_v1.1 Primary Assembly, whole genome shotgun sequence genome:
tgtgcGACAGGTGACAACCCTGCCATGCAACATGTTGCGCCGGTTTTCGATTCTCGAATCCGCTCTCACTCCGCTTCTCTCGGAGAGAGCGATCTTGcatctcccttttttactgacacttacgttgCCTTACGTTTTGCCGACACTTACgttgtgtttgtgtgtgttgtAAGGTTCTTCGTTCCACAACACTGGTCGaagaagaaaacaatttgtgcGACAAGGTAACAACCCTGCCTTGCAACTTGTTGCGCCGGTTCCAGAATTCTCGAATCCACCCGGATTCAGTTCCAAACCGTTAGGCGTAACGGTTGTGTGCGCGCTCGttgaaaaagtaaataaaaactgtGCTTTAGTGATAGTCCCttggcaaattgcattttGATTTGTTCGGCAGCTCGGCCTTAGTTCAAGtgatttgtttacttttaactCAATTAATTAGGCGTCTGCAAAGGCCCAACTGTGTGGGTGAACACAATTTGCATCGGTGTCGCGCCAGCATAACGGTAAAGGTGTGAAAGAGTCCGACAAACGGTTCCAGGACGGAGGTGAAAcggtaaattaaattattccCACGTTTCGAAGGCTACACTTGTGTGGGTGATAAGTGCGTGTGTGTGCACTGTAAAAAATGGATATGGTGTGTTGATCAAACTGACAATTTTACATTGCTGACCCAAATATTAAAaccaaatttttgaatttaataaaCTATAAATTAAATCAATTAATATACAGCGTTGGGAATGTTAGTTCCTGACATATTatctaaatattaaaatttatctgttctatttttttctctgtCAGTGCCGGCTGTTGCTTGCACGTCGGAAGGTAATTGACTAATCAACActtcatttaattttgtttttatttctgcACCCTCTCGGTTTGTTTATTTTGCAAACGCTTTCCAAGTTTGCCTCGCATCTGGCAAcgattaatataaaaaaacaaacactttCCAGACCGAAATGGTGGATTTTATAAGAAGCTCACGCAGGACCCATAAATTTGCCGGTCCGAAACTTTCCTCCCCTTATGATCATGTTCGCCAATTTATGATGATCTCTCGCTTATTTACTATCCAAATTTGTAGAAATCATCTGGTACTGGCCCAAAATTCAATTAGAGCACCCGTGCAAATTATCTGGAGGCCCAGAGATCTGTTTTTTTTACACCCCAACCCCATACCCCCAAAAAGAATACACACCCACACTTACTTACACACGCGTGGGCCATCACTCAACGGTCAATAAATTGCCgctctcttgtttttttttttttttgatgggAGAGCAAAAAGTTGagctatttaattttaatgtctTAATCTCGTGGGTGTGTGAAGAGCCAATATTTACATGTCTTCTCCCCCTCTGTATTCTCTCATGGCTTCCTCCCCCTCCGCTTTACACAATGATTTGTCAATATTCACTTTCTCACTAACATACAACCATGTCCTTGTGTTTATTAATTGGCTACactggaaataatattttgcaCAATAATcctgacaaaaaaaaagagaccAAAAAGATAGaagtaatttaaaaaacactACTCCTTTTTTAAGATTATCAATtccattttgattttttataaatctatttacatacatacatatataaaaaatgcaCACTCACTTGATCGTTTTAAATGCGTGATTTGAAGTGTACAAACTTTACCCATCGCCATATGCTGACACATCGCCAGCGGCTTACACGCAGTTTATCAATGAAATATGGCTATAAATTGGATCCCCGACGAGCGACCCGGAGACCCCGGGGAACGGAGAGGGTGGAGTGGGCGGATGATGGTGGCATCGTATCATTTGCAGCCTTATTTTAATGAAGGTCATCGTGCCAGCGTCGGGGTTGACTTTTGTACATAGTTGTCGGCGTTTAATTGCAGCAATTTGCAAAAACAGCAGCAGCCGAAGGAGAAAGAGCAGGGAGCCCCAAATGGAGGCTACAGCCGAAGCAGAAGCTGATCAAATTAATGCCATAACTCAATTAGCCGGCGGACGTATTTGCATGAACATATACATAAGTTGATTTACGACGGCGATGTTGCCCGCTCAATTTGTGCTTAAACTTTTGCCAATTGATAATAGCGCTGCTCTATGGGGACTTCTCGGTTGAGCTACAATCTGGCGGACTGTGCTAAAAGAAATTAGCTTTTAGTATAAAGTAGCCCGAAGAACGAGTCCCCGGGGCCATTGACATTTTGATAAGAGTATCTTCATTAAAACAGATGCGATCAAAATAATAGAAGCTTTTGCCTTCTTAGCATACAAATTCTTAAGTATAGTAACATTAAAAACTAGGTTACAGGATTGCTATCCAAAGTGCAATACTAATCCTCGAGTTGggtatttcaaaataataactTATTTTCTAGTAATAGTAAACAAGCTTATTGCAAAATGCCATAAAATTGTGACCGTAGCTTTGTATATATTCACTTTTGTAGTATAACAACTGGCCTTATATTGATTCGGGGACTTGGAATACCCAACGCATTCCTGGACAACCAGATATTAACTCCAGACAGAACTCCTGAATGGGAAATATCACGaatttacatatgtatatttctTTCGTTGACGCCGGCAGTGGGGAAACTCCCTTCTCACCAGATGCAAGTAGATCTCCAACGCAGCTATAGCCGGTATACCAGTAAAAAACCAGCCAGGTGACTTAACTGGCCTAACAAAAGCTAGTTCTCAAGCTTGCGCGCAAACCACCCATTAATACTTTCCCGTATACTTCAAATGTGCAagtaaataataacaaaatataagCAAGCCTTACAATCATAAATTCTAAATCATCTTAAAACCCCCGATTCTTTAAATTCTTAACCACTAAGCAGTTGCCTTAGCAGAGTGTAACAACGTCTTTATTAGATCATATTTGTAAACTTAGGTATCGTGTCGGATAATATCTCATTTTTGTCATTAAATGAACAATGATTTTTTGCTTCTCGCTGTAAGCCGTCCATTACTTTTCCCTACTGATGATGAGCTAATGAATACGTTACGATCTTGACGACCCCTCGAACAGCAAACTAAGCGATTTCCTACTCGAAAACTCTTTGCGCAAACCCCTTCCTGTGGCTTCCCTTGTCAACCAACCACAAGGACATGGCTCATGAGCAATTTACGCAATTTAATCGGAACACGAGATAGCCAAAGGGGTTGGCCCCGGGGCCAGAGAAACCACTTAAGTGGAACCCCGAGATTGCAAAATGAGCAGCCTGCAGTTGGATATTATGTTACTTGTGTAGGTTATGTATTAAACGCTACAGCGGAAGTGGAAGTGGTGTGTTTCTTCCGGTTCAAGGAATACGAATTGATTTTTAAGGAAAAAGCGATTACCTTAGCTATTATTTTCAGTTTATGTAAGACCTTTCTGTTATTTTTGTTCATacatacaaaaataatttataatttaatttaaaactgtttatattatttttcagcCATCATGGTAGTCAAGGAGATTCCGCTTCACGAGAATCTAAGCATGGAGAACCGCTCCACAAATGCCGCCACGCCCACCACAACCACCACTTTCTCGCGAGTGGGGCGTCGATATAGTGTATCCCTGACCACTGCCATCCTGCTGGcctcctttttcatctgcacccTACTTGCGGTGGGTTTTATTGTCTATAACTTTGCCACGTGTGCTGAGCTGGAGCCATCAGCCGACGAAGACATCGTCTGCACCAGTGTTCATCTAAGGAAGCTGAAAGCCGGACAAGATGGAACACCGAAATACGATCGGGATGTCCGTCTACCGCGCTCCATCCGCCCTCTGAAATACAATATCACGCTGGAACCGCAGCTCAGCGGCAACTTCTCCTTTGCCGGTAGTGTTCAGATCAGGATAAGGGTGCTGGAAGATTGCTACAACATCACCATGCATGCTGAGGAGCTGAACATCTCGCGAAGTGACGCCGCTGTCCGTAGGGTGCTGCCAGATGGAGAACTGGATCTGGACAGTCTGCGGATCCACAAACAGTATCTGGTGGGAGCCAAGCAGTTCTTCGTTATCGAGCTGTACGACAAGCTTTTAAAGGACGTGGAGTACGTGGTGGATCTACGATTTGATGGGATTATCCAAGACTATCTGCAGGGATTTTACCGCAGTTCATACGAGGTGCAAAATGAAACAAGGTCAGtttagataaatatttaaaagctaACATGAGCCTTACACACCTTATTTTGTGGTCCTTTCAGGTGGGTTGCTTCTACCCAGTTCCAAGCCACTGATGCTCGTCGTGCCTTTCCCTGCTTCGATGAGCCCGCCCTGAAGGCCAATTTTACCCTGCATATCGCTCGTCCCCGAAATATGACCACCGTCTCTAATATGCCCATTGTGTCCAGCAACGATCAGTGAGTGTTGCCTTTAAAATCCCTAGTATTACTATATTTAAACGTTATCTTTTTACCTTTTAGCGCCACTATCCCCAGCTATGTGTGGGACCACTTTGCTGAATCGCTGCCCATGTCATCCTATCTGGTGGCCTATGCCATATCCGACTTTACGCACATCTCCTCTGGCAATTTCTCCGTTTGGGCTCGAGCAGATGCCATCAAATCAGCAGAGTATGCGCTGTCTGTGGGTCCCAGAATTCTGACATTCCTGCAGGACTTCTTCAATGTTACTTTCCCCTTGCCGAAAATCGATATGATTGCTCTGCCAGAGTTCCAAGCGGGAGCTATGGAGAACTGGGGTCTCATTACCTTCAGGGAGACAGCGATGCTTTATGATCCAGGTGTGGCCAcggccaacaacaaacaacgCGTGGCCTCGGTTGTGGGTCATGAGTTGGCCCATCAGTGGTTCGGCAACTTGGTCACTCCAAGTTGGTGGTCGGATATCTGGCTAAACGAGGGATTCGCCAGCTATATGGAATACCTGACGGCGGATGCAGTTGCGCCCGAGTGGAAGCAATTGGACCAGTTTGTGGTCAATGAGCTGCAAACTGTTTTCCAGCTGGATGCCTTATCGACATCCCACAAGATCTCCCACGAAGTGTTTAATCCGCAGGAGATTACAGAGATATTTGATAGAATTTCCTACGCCAAGGGATCGACTATTATTCGCATGATGGCCCACTTTCTCACGAATCCAGTTTTCCGCCGTGGTCTTAGCAAATATCTTCAGGAGATGTAGGttttgtaaattatttttgatttatatattttaactgaattatTTCCAGGGCTTATAATTCCGCAACGCAGGACGATTTGTGGCGTTTCCTTACAAATGAGGCAAAGTCCTCTGGATTGCTGGACCACAGCAGAAGTGTCAAGGAGATCATGGACACGTGGACGCTGCAAACGGGCTATCCGGTCGTCAAGGTATCGAGGCACCCCAACTCCTATGTAATCCGCCTGGAGCAGGTTCGCTTTGTGTACACCAACACGACCAGGGAAGATGAGAGTCTGCTCTGGTGGATTCCCATCACATTTACCACTGACTCGGAGTTGAACTTTGCCAACACCCGACCCACCACATGGATGCCCCGCACCAAGCTGTACGAGCTGGAGAACAGGGATCTCTCCACGGCCAAGTGGTTCATCTTCAATGTCCAGCAAACGGGTTACTATCGGGTTAACTATGATTTAGAAAACTGGAGGGCAATCACAGAACACCTTATGGATGTTAGACATTTTGAGGATATTGCTCCAGCCAATCGCGCCCAGTTGATCGATGATGTGATGAACTTGGCCAGGGGCTCTTATCTTTCCTACGAAACCGCGATGAATCTGACCCGCTACCTCGGTCACGAACTGGGTCATGTGCCATGGAAGGCTGCCAGCAGTAACTTCATTTTTATCGACTCAATGTTCGTCAACTCCGGAGATTATGACCTGCTAAAGGTTTGTTTTCAGGACTAACTCTACGTTCTGGCTAATTCATTGCAATTGTTTTTTGCAGAACTATCTCCTAAAGCAGCTGAAGAAGGTCTACGATCAGGTGGGATTCGAAGACTCGCAGGGTGATGCGGAGGATATCCTGGTAAAGCTGAAGCGCGCCGATATTCTGGGCATGGCCTGCCATTTGGGTCATCAGCAGTGCATCTCTGAGGCTAGCAGGCATTTCCAAAACTGGGTTCAGACTCCGAATCCTGATTCAAACAATCCGtaagaaattaatttaatttccttaAAATATTTGAGATCAAATATCTTTAACGACCGcctgtattttatatttatgattttgtAATCAAATGTATAACCATCGATTATTTACTTTGCAGCATTGTACCAAATCTCAGGGGCGTCGTGTATTGCTCTGCGATACAATACGGAACTGAGTATGAATGGGACTTTGCCTTCGAGCGCTTCTTGAAGACCAATGTGCCTGGGGAGAAAGACCTATTGTTAAGTGCCCTCGGCTGCTCCAAGGAGCCCTGGTTGCTCTATCGCTACTTGCGTCGCGGCATCGCCGGGCAACATATACGAAAACAGGATCTGTTCCGGGTATTTGCTGCAGTTTCCAGTACGGTAGTCGGCCAACAGATAGCTTTTGATTTCCTGCGCAACAACTGGCAAGAGATTAAGACCTAGTAAGTAGAAACACAGTCCAGTGTATTACAGATAGTCCTTAATACTATTTGTATTTGCAGCATGGGCTCTCAGATTTCCAACATCCACACACTGTTTAAGTTCGCCACAAAGCGGTTCAATACCAAGTTCCAGCTGGGCGAATTCGAGAACTTTGTGAAGGATGCCCACTGGGACTACGACAGACCCATCCAACAGATAGTGGAGCAGATCGAGACCAGCGTAGACTGGATGAACAAGAACTACAAGTCAATCGTTAAGTGGCTGCAGAACGAGGCGCGGGCGTAAGGGAAGGGTCCTGCGGCTTGGCTGGATCAAGGCTGCAGCAGTATTAGATTCCGCAGCTGCAACTGCATAGGTTGGGCCACCAATGCATTTATGTCTAGTATTTATGTCGTGTGTTTTATCAATTCAGTGTCGCCAAAGAGAGAAAGCCCTTGGCAGATCGTCCAGAGCATCACGTTTTTCATTACTTTTAATGTATGCCTTCTTTTCATAACAATTATGAGAGTcttgtaattttaatttgtacttaaatgtaaatgtaaatggaattaaaacatttttcgtcacaaaatttGCGTAAGCCTATTCTTGCTTCACAGCCTGAGTTCTTTTGGGAACTCGGATCACATCTGCAAACATTAAGGTGCCCACAAAGACTAGCACTGTACCAAGCCAGTGGTACAAGGTGAAGGGATTCCGAAAGTATATGATCGAAAAGACCAGCGAGATAAACTTCCGGAGTGTTAGGATTAAAGTAACCGTCAGCGAGCTGCATTCTGTGGTCAGAGTGTAAACAGAGCTGATGCACAGATGCTGAGCTAGCACGTTTCCTAATAAATATAGCAGGATTAGGGGCACTGCTACGCCCAGGAGAGGTAACTGGTAGAACTCCCCTGCGTAGGCCAGGAGCCAGTGCGTCCGTATGTTATCCTGCATCAGCAGAAAGGCGGGCAGTGGCAGCAGATGGGTATAATACAAAGCTTCCCTGGCACACTTGCCATGACGTCGGTACAGCAATTCCTGGGTAACGCCCATGTAGGAGGATACGAACAGAGCCAGCACCAGCAGGAGCACGCCCACTAGCCACCAGAATATATCCGTATTGGCAGTGCTGTCAAGATCCTCCTTAGCACCTAAATCCGGACTGGAAAAGTACGTGCAGATGAAAATGCCCACGCTGATCATGACCACCGATATGTACTGACTCAGCCGGTAGCTTCTCTTCAGGATCAACGTGCCCAGGCACATGTTTGAGATGAGGGAGCCGCCGCGGATGATCATGTGCAGCGTCATCGGGACATTGAACTCGAACACATAGTTGTTGCACACGCTGGTCAGGAAGAACATGGCCACCAGGAGCGCATAGTCCCGCAGACTGATCACCCGCTTGGCCAATCCGAACCTCGAGGTGAAGACGAAGCCCTCCAGGGCAATAAATGCAAACTGGGCGGCAGTTATCAGGTTTCCAGCGCCGGGATCCAGTTTTACCAGAAGCTCCAGGAAAACAACGCCACTGCAGCAGCCCAAAAAGACGCCGCCAGTGGCCAAAACAGCGCGGGTGGATAAATTCATGGACTTGGATACTTAGACGGCGAAGGGTGACGATCCCCAGCAACTTTAACCTTTGATTTGGGCCATGGCGAGCTTTCAAGCCAACTTTCTTTTCGGCCATgaaaaacgtaaacaaagccCACAGGTGGTTATCGATAAGTTTCGTCGCCGGCACAGCTGATTTTGGTCTATCGAAAGAGCCgagattcaaatatttaagaatttatttaattaaatttacattaaattcaaaaaccaaaCTTAAAGACAAATATTTTGCATAATCACATTCGAAATATTCGCACCGACAGTCTTACAATACAATTACAAAATACAATGATGAATGATACAAAAAATTACATATGAGCTGTTTTgaattatttttccttttccaGCAAGgcaataattttatttagctTTTCCGTTTGCTGGGCCTCGAAATTGTCCAGTCTTTTGGCCACCAACTGCGTCAGCTTTTCGAATCTCATGTCTATGTGCCCCTTAAGGATTTCCACATCGGTGGTGGGAACAGCCTCCTGGGCTTTCACCTCCACTTTCGGGGAACAGCCCTTCATCAGGGACATGAACTGTTGGAATTTCTCGGCCTGCTCCTCCTTTTTCGCTGGACTCGAGCCGCCCCTTTGCAAAAGTTCCTGAATTATTTGCGGATCCACTGGTCTGGGCAACTGGGTGGTTATGCCATTGGGATTCGGTGCCACCTGAAGCAGGGCTCCATACACACAGATCTCGCTGGCCGAGGTGAGCATCTTCAGATTTATGTCGTTGATGCCGGACCGGTCGATCTCCATGTCATAGCGATAGGGTCGCACCGGAACCTCGGGATCCTCTTCGTCGACGCAGGTTCCGTATATGGTTTCGCAGTACTCCTGCAAGGGTCCAATGAACAGCTCCACCTTGGGAGCACTGCAAATAAGAGTAAGAGCTGCGATTTTGTAGCGAGCCTGGATTTGGAACCTCAGCTCGCAAGGTGGCGGCTGATCTGCGGATTGCATGGAGAACAGCACGGCGCGTTCCTCGTTTATGACATCGTCCAAATCGGGCCTGCGGACAAAGGAGATTGCGAAATCACTAGATGAAAACCAGTTCTGGGCGTGGAATCCTTTGTCTCACTTTATAAAGACATCTTCGTCCGACAACCGGGTGGCCACCAGTTGATCCAAGCCGTTTCCCGCCATTTGGGGCCAATTACAGCTGGCGGTGACCTTTTCGCACatgttttaatttatcaaaTAGTAAAATTTAgaatgatattttttaaatgttttcgtGCAACAGCGAAAATTATAACAACAAACTAGTGATGGCAAAAGCGAACGATACAAATTGCGGGGGATGCTAACCTGTTGAAAGTGGAGAAGTGCAAACTTCTGCGAAATTTTAATGGAAAAGTTGCAAAAGTTAaggaaaagtttaaaaggaaaAATTATATGTATCCATAAAATGTAACAGAAACATACAAAAGAATATAGTTAAAGGGCGGTTGATATCTTATTGCACATTAGTTTGTTAAATCAGAAATCCGCCAAACGTTTGAAACGAATTTCTAATAAGACCATACTGAGTCTAATAAGCCCAGAATTTAGGTCTGCGTTTTATTTTCGACGGAATGGCAATACCGCCAAAAGTGGCTGAAATGCAGCCAGAAAAATAATGGAAATACAAAGGACTTAAAAAGTTTACATAGTATAAATATTGtcctaaaaaataaacaaaaaattgcattcaaaagtttttaattttagtcaatatataagtaaaatattttaaacaaacCGTATCGATTTCCCAATGGAATGCCTTTACTATTTCCAACCAGCCAAAAGTGGCTAGAAAATAGCCAGACCACCACCTCCAGTGCCCTCCACGGGCAAATTGTAGGTCAAATTTCAGCAGAAATTCCCACATATTGCAGTCGGCGGTCGCGTGAAGTGTACACAATTCTCcgtaaattaattaattcaaCTAACATGGGCGGCAAGTACAAGATTGTGATGGTGCGCCACGGCG
This genomic interval carries:
- the LOC119556726 gene encoding aminopeptidase N gives rise to the protein MVVKEIPLHENLSMENRSTNAATPTTTTTFSRVGRRYSVSLTTAILLASFFICTLLAVGFIVYNFATCAELEPSADEDIVCTSVHLRKLKAGQDGTPKYDRDVRLPRSIRPLKYNITLEPQLSGNFSFAGSVQIRIRVLEDCYNITMHAEELNISRSDAAVRRVLPDGELDLDSLRIHKQYLVGAKQFFVIELYDKLLKDVEYVVDLRFDGIIQDYLQGFYRSSYEVQNETRWVASTQFQATDARRAFPCFDEPALKANFTLHIARPRNMTTVSNMPIVSSNDHATIPSYVWDHFAESLPMSSYLVAYAISDFTHISSGNFSVWARADAIKSAEYALSVGPRILTFLQDFFNVTFPLPKIDMIALPEFQAGAMENWGLITFRETAMLYDPGVATANNKQRVASVVGHELAHQWFGNLVTPSWWSDIWLNEGFASYMEYLTADAVAPEWKQLDQFVVNELQTVFQLDALSTSHKISHEVFNPQEITEIFDRISYAKGSTIIRMMAHFLTNPVFRRGLSKYLQEMAYNSATQDDLWRFLTNEAKSSGLLDHSRSVKEIMDTWTLQTGYPVVKVSRHPNSYVIRLEQVRFVYTNTTREDESLLWWIPITFTTDSELNFANTRPTTWMPRTKLYELENRDLSTAKWFIFNVQQTGYYRVNYDLENWRAITEHLMDVRHFEDIAPANRAQLIDDVMNLARGSYLSYETAMNLTRYLGHELGHVPWKAASSNFIFIDSMFVNSGDYDLLKNYLLKQLKKVYDQVGFEDSQGDAEDILVKLKRADILGMACHLGHQQCISEASRHFQNWVQTPNPDSNNPIVPNLRGVVYCSAIQYGTEYEWDFAFERFLKTNVPGEKDLLLSALGCSKEPWLLYRYLRRGIAGQHIRKQDLFRVFAAVSSTVVGQQIAFDFLRNNWQEIKTYMGSQISNIHTLFKFATKRFNTKFQLGEFENFVKDAHWDYDRPIQQIVEQIETSVDWMNKNYKSIVKWLQNEARA
- the LOC119556737 gene encoding UDP-xylose and UDP-N-acetylglucosamine transporter, producing the protein MNLSTRAVLATGGVFLGCCSGVVFLELLVKLDPGAGNLITAAQFAFIALEGFVFTSRFGLAKRVISLRDYALLVAMFFLTSVCNNYVFEFNVPMTLHMIIRGGSLISNMCLGTLILKRSYRLSQYISVVMISVGIFICTYFSSPDLGAKEDLDSTANTDIFWWLVGVLLLVLALFVSSYMGVTQELLYRRHGKCAREALYYTHLLPLPAFLLMQDNIRTHWLLAYAGEFYQLPLLGVAVPLILLYLLGNVLAQHLCISSVYTLTTECSSLTVTLILTLRKFISLVFSIIYFRNPFTLYHWLGTVLVFVGTLMFADVIRVPKRTQAVKQE
- the LOC119555817 gene encoding uncharacterized protein LOC119555817, with protein sequence MCEKVTASCNWPQMAGNGLDQLVATRLSDEDVFIKPDLDDVINEERAVLFSMQSADQPPPCELRFQIQARYKIAALTLICSAPKVELFIGPLQEYCETIYGTCVDEEDPEVPVRPYRYDMEIDRSGINDINLKMLTSASEICVYGALLQVAPNPNGITTQLPRPVDPQIIQELLQRGGSSPAKKEEQAEKFQQFMSLMKGCSPKVEVKAQEAVPTTDVEILKGHIDMRFEKLTQLVAKRLDNFEAQQTEKLNKIIALLEKEK